GTACAGCTATTCTACAAGTTCCTTACGATGCCGAACGCTCCGTGACTTTCGAAGACGATTCCATTACCGATCCCAAGGAACGCGCCCGAATTTTCGGGCAGTACGATCATGTGCGAGTGTATGGAATCGATTATTTCGAGAAATTAGCAAGCGTTGGCTTTAAAGTGGAGGCAGTGGATTATACAAAGTCCTTGTCGGCAGCAGATATCGATCGTTACCGACTTGCCAAAGGTGAGTTACTTCCCGTTTGTACCAAGTGAATCGACCAGTAATTTCCTGAAGTTTTCAGTCATGTATACCTGCGGCTTATGCATCGAATCCATAAAGGTGAGATAGGCCTCAATACCTGCAGTTTCCTTCAGTAGTAATTTCGATTTTTCCAAGCCCAGCGCCATTAAAGCAGTTGCATAAGCATCGGCTTCACCGCAGGTTGCGGCAACCACCGTGGCACTGGTAACATCGCTCTGATCGGCTGAGCCGGTTAATGGATTTAGTGTGTGAACATATTTCTTTCCTGTGAGACTGTCAATTCTGAATTTCCGATAATTCCCCGAAGACGCCATAGCCCTGTTTTCTAATTGAATGGTTGCCTCGTAGCTTCGGTTGCTTAAATTTGAGTCAACGTTTTCAATCCCAACAATCCATGGCTTATGTTTCAAAAGATTTGATCCTTTGGCCAATACTTCACCTCCCAATTCGATTAAATAATCTGTAATTCCTTGAGATTCCAGATACCTGCCAAGACAATCAATTCCGTAGCCCTTGGCAACTGCATTAAAATCGAAGTATATTTCGGGGTGTGTTTTGGCAACTCTACCATCCTTCAAAAGAGACACCTTTCGGAAGCCAACATATTGCATTAGCGAATCCAAAGTGATACTATCCATTTTCTTCAAAGGTTTGGTATCTCCAAATCCATAGGCATTTCGCAGCACTCCTATGGTAGGGTCAAAATAGCCTTGTGAATTTGTATAAACCGTTTCAGAAATACGAAAAACTTGTTTAAAAATCGAATCGACCACCACCGTGCTATCTCCTTGGTTTATTTTTGAAATATCGCTGTTGGGCATATAGGTGCTAACCGACTTGTTCACAGCGTGAATTACAGAATCTATTCCGCGTTCGGCATCAATTAGTTTATTCGAATAATACTGAATGCTATAGGTCGTGCCAAAGGCATCTCCGTGGAGCGAGAACACTTCTTTCTCCTCTTTCCCGCAGGAAATAAGTACGCATCCCAAAAAAATAAAAATCAGTTTTTTCATAGTATTTCTTGTAATCCGTTATAGACCATTGTGTAGTCTTCATCTTTTATAACCGGTTTGGCATAATCACTTCCGTGGCCCAAGCCAACGCCTGCATAATAGGTTTTAGCCTCAAATTTCTGGGCGTGTTGTTTGATAGTCTGCATAAAAACAGGGTCGTACACATTTGCATCTTCGGGATAAGAAATCGCGCGAACAAT
This genomic stretch from Ulvibacter sp. MAR_2010_11 harbors:
- a CDS encoding FAD:protein FMN transferase, producing MKKLIFIFLGCVLISCGKEEKEVFSLHGDAFGTTYSIQYYSNKLIDAERGIDSVIHAVNKSVSTYMPNSDISKINQGDSTVVVDSIFKQVFRISETVYTNSQGYFDPTIGVLRNAYGFGDTKPLKKMDSITLDSLMQYVGFRKVSLLKDGRVAKTHPEIYFDFNAVAKGYGIDCLGRYLESQGITDYLIELGGEVLAKGSNLLKHKPWIVGIENVDSNLSNRSYEATIQLENRAMASSGNYRKFRIDSLTGKKYVHTLNPLTGSADQSDVTSATVVAATCGEADAYATALMALGLEKSKLLLKETAGIEAYLTFMDSMHKPQVYMTENFRKLLVDSLGTNGK
- a CDS encoding Na(+)-translocating NADH-quinone reductase subunit F, coding for MNEELTSQELHNLAMNIVGKDLEANGFEFLGVNSKLKKDPQFVALKDKVLHFVIVRAISYPEDANVYDPVFMQTIKQHAQKFEAKTYYAGVGLGHGSDYAKPVIKDEDYTMVYNGLQEIL